A stretch of the Pan paniscus chromosome 2, NHGRI_mPanPan1-v2.0_pri, whole genome shotgun sequence genome encodes the following:
- the PLAAT1 gene encoding phospholipase A and acyltransferase 1 isoform X2 produces the protein MAFNDCFSLNYPGNPCPGDLIEVFRPGYQHWALYLGDGYVINIAPVDGIPASFTSAKSVFSSKALVKMQLLKDVVGNDTYRINNKYDETYPPLPVEEIIKRSEFVIGQEVAYNLLVNNCEHFVTLLRYGEGVSEQANRAISTVEFVTAAVGVFSFLGLFPKGQRAKYY, from the exons ATGGCGTTTAATGATTGCTTCAGTTTGAACTACCCTGGCAACCCCTGCCCAGGGGACTTGATCGAAGTGTTCCGTCCTGGCTATCAGCACTGGGCCCTGTACTTGGGTGATGGTTACGTTATCAACATAGCACCTGTAG ATGGCATTCCTGCGTCCTTTACAAGCGCCAAGTCTGTATTCAGCAGTAAAGCCCTGGTGAAAATGCAGCTCTTGAAGGATGTTGTGGGAAATGACACATACAGAATAAACAATAAATACGATGAAACGTACCCCCCTCTCCCTGTGGAAGAAATCATAAAGCGGTCAGAGTTTGTAATTGGACAGGAGGTGGCCTATAACTTACTTGTCAACAACTGTGAACATTTTGTGACATTGCTTCGTTATGGAGAAGGAGTTTCAGAGCAG GCCAACCGAGCGATAAGTACCGTTGAGTTTGTGACAGCTGCTGTTGGTGTCTTCTCATTCCTGGGCTTGTTTCCAAAAGGACAAAGAGCAAAATACTATTAA
- the PLAAT1 gene encoding phospholipase A and acyltransferase 1 isoform X3 — translation MVRASCPLGSARTPSPARRPPGVRASQSRGGAGGTVSAWRRWCWRWPWRTAPSGGWRLPPGCLPGTDGVVPRPPAARSAAARPRETPGHTQLPPGARRRPRLESEMAFNDCFSLNYPGNPCPGDLIEVFRPGYQHWALYLGDGYVINIAPVDGIPASFTSAKSVFSSKALVKMQLLKDVVGNDTYRINNKYDETYPPLPVEEIIKRSEFVIGQEVAYNLLVNNCEHFVTLLRYGEGVSEQANRAISTVEFVTAAVGVFSFLGLFPKGQRAKYY, via the exons ATGGTCAGAGCCTCGTGCCCGCTCGGCAGCGCCCGGACGCCGAGCCCAGCGCGTCGGCCCCCTGGCGTGCGGGCGTCTCAGAGCCGCGGAGGGGCCGGCGGGACGGTTTCAGCGTGGCGGCGCTGGTGCTGGCGTTGGCCCTGGAGGACGGCCCCgagtggtggctggcgcctgccTCCCGGGTGTCTCCCGGGTACAGATGGAGTCGTCCCGCGGCCGCCGGCGGCAAGGTCGGCAGCTGCGAGGCCAAGAGAGACCCCAGGACACACACAGCTGCCTCCCGGTGCGAGAAGAAGACCCCGGCTTGAGAGTGAG ATGGCGTTTAATGATTGCTTCAGTTTGAACTACCCTGGCAACCCCTGCCCAGGGGACTTGATCGAAGTGTTCCGTCCTGGCTATCAGCACTGGGCCCTGTACTTGGGTGATGGTTACGTTATCAACATAGCACCTGTAG ATGGCATTCCTGCGTCCTTTACAAGCGCCAAGTCTGTATTCAGCAGTAAAGCCCTGGTGAAAATGCAGCTCTTGAAGGATGTTGTGGGAAATGACACATACAGAATAAACAATAAATACGATGAAACGTACCCCCCTCTCCCTGTGGAAGAAATCATAAAGCGGTCAGAGTTTGTAATTGGACAGGAGGTGGCCTATAACTTACTTGTCAACAACTGTGAACATTTTGTGACATTGCTTCGTTATGGAGAAGGAGTTTCAGAGCAG GCCAACCGAGCGATAAGTACCGTTGAGTTTGTGACAGCTGCTGTTGGTGTCTTCTCATTCCTGGGCTTGTTTCCAAAAGGACAAAGAGCAAAATACTATTAA